A genomic region of Lachnoclostridium edouardi contains the following coding sequences:
- a CDS encoding alpha/beta hydrolase: MKIEKLLISADGHEGWLTCYLRDEIQCQKGRKRPAIIICPGGSYQLCSDREGEPVAMQFLAMGYHGFVLEYSVAPACFPTALKQLALAVAKIRERAEKWSIDPEKIVVCGFSAGGHLAASLGVFWNQEWLYQSLEKEKSDIQPDRLILCYPVITAGEYCHPGSFKNLLGRNENIEEKRNMVSLENHVGPHVPPVFMWHTDKDGTVPAENSLLFVMALRRAGVSIEYHLFPEGGHGLSLAARDSAKAPVPGKTYIVPCCQQWIPLVRLWMEGLES; encoded by the coding sequence ATGAAAATCGAGAAGCTTTTAATTTCCGCAGACGGACATGAGGGATGGCTTACCTGCTATTTAAGAGATGAAATTCAGTGTCAAAAAGGAAGAAAACGGCCGGCAATAATTATATGCCCCGGAGGCAGCTATCAGCTGTGCTCTGACAGGGAGGGGGAGCCGGTGGCCATGCAGTTTTTAGCCATGGGATATCACGGGTTTGTGCTGGAATACAGCGTGGCTCCCGCCTGCTTTCCAACGGCTTTAAAGCAGCTGGCTTTGGCGGTGGCCAAAATAAGAGAAAGGGCAGAAAAGTGGAGCATAGATCCTGAGAAGATTGTGGTTTGCGGATTTTCAGCAGGAGGACATTTGGCGGCCAGCTTAGGCGTATTTTGGAATCAGGAGTGGCTGTATCAATCATTAGAAAAGGAAAAATCTGATATACAGCCTGACAGATTAATTTTGTGCTATCCGGTGATTACCGCAGGAGAGTATTGTCATCCAGGTTCTTTTAAAAATCTTTTAGGGCGTAATGAAAACATAGAAGAAAAAAGAAATATGGTTTCTTTAGAAAACCATGTAGGCCCTCATGTGCCTCCGGTATTTATGTGGCATACAGACAAGGACGGTACTGTACCGGCAGAAAACAGTCTGCTGTTTGTTATGGCCCTGCGGAGAGCAGGAGTCAGCATAGAGTATCATTTATTTCCGGAGGGAGGCCACGGCCTGTCGTTGGCTGCCAGGGATTCTGCCAAGGCCCCTGTGCCTGGAAAAACCTATATAGTGCCATGCTGCCAGCAGTGGATTCCTCTTGTCAGACTTTGGATGGAAGGACTGGAGTCTTGA
- the coaBC gene encoding bifunctional phosphopantothenoylcysteine decarboxylase/phosphopantothenate--cysteine ligase CoaBC — protein sequence MLNGKTVILGVTGSIAAFKAASLASSLVKLHADVRVLMTKNGEYFINPITFESLTGNKCITDTFDRNFEFQVEHVSLAKKADLLIVAPASANVIAKLAHGIADDMLTTTALACKCPKIIAPAMNTNMFENPILQNNISILKSCGMKVIDPAWGYLACGDTGAGKMPEPEVLLDYIIQEIGCEKDLAGKKVLVTAGPTREAIDPVRFITNHSTGKMGYAIAENAARRGAKVTLVSGPVSIPKPRFADIVEVERAEDMFQAVKERAGDQDIIIKSAAVADYRPKNVSEEKMKKKDGNLSIDLERTEDILAWLGQHKKDGQFLCGFSMETQDMLENSREKLEKKQVDMIVANNLKVQGAGFGTDTNVVTLITKDQEEQLPKMTKAEAADKILSFILSKM from the coding sequence ATGTTAAATGGAAAGACAGTGATTTTAGGAGTAACAGGAAGTATTGCGGCATTTAAAGCTGCCAGCCTTGCCAGCAGCCTGGTAAAGCTGCACGCCGACGTGCGGGTGCTGATGACAAAAAACGGAGAGTATTTTATTAATCCTATTACATTTGAATCTTTAACAGGAAATAAGTGTATTACAGATACATTTGACAGGAATTTTGAGTTTCAGGTAGAACATGTGTCTTTAGCCAAAAAAGCAGATCTTTTGATTGTAGCGCCGGCTTCCGCCAATGTGATTGCAAAACTGGCCCACGGCATTGCAGACGACATGCTGACTACTACGGCCCTGGCCTGCAAATGCCCCAAAATCATAGCTCCGGCAATGAATACAAATATGTTTGAAAATCCTATTTTACAAAATAATATTTCTATATTAAAAAGCTGCGGAATGAAGGTAATAGACCCGGCCTGGGGATATTTAGCCTGCGGTGATACAGGGGCAGGCAAGATGCCGGAGCCGGAGGTGCTTTTAGACTACATTATTCAGGAAATCGGCTGTGAAAAGGATTTAGCGGGAAAAAAGGTGCTGGTGACAGCCGGTCCTACAAGAGAAGCCATTGACCCTGTTCGTTTTATTACAAATCATTCTACAGGAAAAATGGGATACGCAATTGCCGAAAATGCGGCCCGCAGAGGGGCAAAGGTTACTCTTGTTTCAGGCCCTGTTTCAATTCCAAAGCCCAGGTTTGCAGATATTGTAGAAGTAGAAAGGGCAGAGGATATGTTTCAGGCGGTAAAGGAAAGGGCGGGAGACCAGGATATTATTATTAAATCAGCGGCAGTGGCAGATTACAGGCCGAAAAATGTGTCTGAGGAAAAGATGAAGAAAAAAGACGGAAATCTTTCTATAGACCTGGAGCGGACAGAGGATATTTTAGCCTGGCTGGGACAGCATAAAAAAGACGGCCAGTTTTTGTGCGGTTTTTCTATGGAAACCCAGGATATGCTGGAAAATTCCAGAGAGAAGCTGGAAAAAAAGCAGGTAGATATGATAGTGGCAAATAATTTAAAAGTACAAGGGGCCGGGTTCGGCACAGATACAAACGTAGTCACATTGATTACAAAGGATCAGGAGGAGCAGCTTCCTAAAATGACAAAAGCAGAGGCTGCAGATAAAATCCTTTCTTTTATTCTAAGTAAAATGTAA
- a CDS encoding type III pantothenate kinase — MILTIDMGNTNIVVGGIDHKKTYFVERITTNKDKTDLEYAVTFKNILEIHKVSSSHIEGAIISSVVPPLNSVLTSAVKKVTGHTPLLVGSGMKTGLNILMDNPKATGSDMIVDAVAAINEYPLPLIIIDMGTATTMSVVDPAGNYIGGVILPGIRISLETLSSKTAQLPSISLEVPSKVIGKNTVDCMRSGCMYGNAAMLDGLIDRMEEELGMPATVIATGGLSQFVTPLCRHKIIYEDTLLLKGLMILYDKNQK, encoded by the coding sequence ATGATTTTAACTATTGATATGGGCAACACAAATATTGTAGTAGGCGGCATTGACCATAAAAAAACTTATTTTGTGGAGCGTATTACTACAAATAAGGATAAAACAGACTTAGAATACGCTGTAACATTTAAAAACATTCTGGAAATTCACAAAGTTTCTTCTTCTCATATTGAAGGAGCGATTATATCTTCTGTAGTCCCTCCCTTAAACAGCGTCCTTACCTCCGCCGTTAAAAAGGTTACAGGCCACACCCCTCTTTTAGTAGGCTCAGGAATGAAAACCGGCCTGAATATTCTTATGGACAACCCAAAGGCCACAGGAAGCGATATGATTGTGGACGCAGTAGCTGCCATTAATGAATATCCTCTGCCTCTGATTATTATTGACATGGGAACAGCCACTACTATGTCTGTAGTAGACCCGGCAGGCAATTATATTGGAGGCGTAATTCTTCCAGGCATCAGAATTTCCCTGGAAACCCTTAGTTCCAAAACAGCGCAGCTTCCTTCCATCAGCCTGGAGGTTCCTTCTAAGGTCATTGGAAAAAATACTGTGGACTGTATGAGATCCGGCTGCATGTACGGAAACGCGGCTATGCTGGACGGTCTCATTGACAGAATGGAGGAGGAGTTAGGTATGCCGGCCACAGTAATTGCCACCGGAGGCCTTTCTCAGTTTGTCACTCCTTTATGCCGCCACAAAATCATTTATGAGGACACCTTGCTGTTAAAAGGGCTGATGATCCTGTACGATAAAAACCAAAAATAA